ttcccagcttgttgttcactggttcttacaCTGACACGCCtctgaagggaggagacactgacatgtcctgactgggaggagctggttgtgtttgaaGAAGAAGTTGTTGGTGTTTCAGGTTTTACTGCATTTCACAGCGGCCTGTTGTCACCTGGTGTtaagaggagattcagtgagaggcagagtgtgttattatatttagggcccgagcactgacaggcactgacagacagagaggcccTATTGGAATTgtaagaattattattattcaggcaaatgaattggctttttgagagCTTTAACATGCTCCAATTCTTATCAACATCtgcgtattctggaggaattttcattttattcgtatttcttcattattttcttcatttcatcttttgtccatgtaatatttaaaaatatgaaaaaaatactaGGCCAAGGTGATTGATTCAGAGAGTCCAaaacttaataataatataatatagataAAACTGAACCCATAATGACAACCTGATTGTTGGCCTTTGAGATTTTGAAATATAAGTTTTGATTTTATCAATTTGAAAGAATTATAAAACTAGTTAACTGTGAAGGTTCTCTTTAAATGGTAGCTTTAataaggcttttttaatatgaataaactGGGGGGAAAACATCTTTAATTATATTTGAAACTTGATATTTTGCAGTTTAACCATTCATTTTAAAGTAATTTctagaaaagagaaacacaaccaaatacaggCAGCTCAAAGTTTAAGATTTAAGAAATGTTTTGAgtatgtgaaaagaaaaatgcaaatctTTTCTATAAACCTAAAGTTGTCTTGTTGATACATATCCACTTACCGATGAgtctacatacagtatatagatGTATATATCCATGTGGGCCGATGTAGTTTTATTTTGCCAAAGTCAAAAGACAATGTGACTTTTACAAGCTTTTCAAGATGGCGGCTGCGTCAAATAGAACAAACATCTACCGAGCCGCTGAAGTTATTTCCATGATTCAGAGCTTGTCCGCTATTGGTCAGCGATGAGGTTTACTATAATATAGGCTAGGTTATAAATATTGCAGAGTTATTTAGCATTGTAGTTAGCTAAACAGCTCGGTCCATTAAGCTAGCTTTTAGCAAAGAGTGGAAAGGCTCCAGAATCTGTGGCTGTTACAAGTGATCGGCTTCCTGTTCACTCTTCTCTGTCTTATTAAACAATATTTCATCTGCAGCTTTCGTCTCGTGTTTTCCACTTTACATGATCTAATTAAGACAGATTTGAATATCGTATTCTAATCTAACAGCTAGAAATCATGTGTATAACTGAAAAATGACAAAGGATCCTCTTTACAGCAGCTTGCGCCCCCTAGTGGCACATGCACACCACTTTGAGAATCCCTGATGCAGCTTAATCAAGTGACCACGAGGCAATGAATGTTTTTCAGAATGATCGCACATTTGTGACTGTacttttaatttgttctttGATTTACGACATTATGTCTAATCTTATAAAGTTGATAAACGCTAGacctgtttattattaatataataataatattgtttgatcaattattattgtatttttattattaatattatgagGGCTTTAATTTTTCTTATGGTCGCCAACTCGAAAATATCTCTTGGGCAACAGTGTCTCTGAGTGGGGCAAGCAAAGGGAGTTATTGGACATTTTCTCTGCTTATATAGAGCAGctaataaggtgggtgtgtattatagaggattgtggagagtgaggtatgtcacgtGATGTacgtcacatgattggagcagcgcagctcgagttggctgcctgaacgAGCTCCCAGGCGTCGCTCCATTAATGTCAAGGCCCTAAAATATAAgatgtacatatatatttattattattattattatgattattaggGCATGAGTACCGAACATtaggagacagtgggaggccctgttgaaattgtaaggttaattattattattattgttattttattttttcatgcaaATAACTTGGCTTTTTGAGAGCTTTCATTTTAGTTTATATTCTTATTTTCTGCCATGTCTAAGCTCAGTCACTAATGTTTTCTACTGTTTACTTGATTTGTCTATTTTCAATTATTATTGGccaatttttttattctaaataaagtggattaaaacaaagttaaaaggttggagacatttgtttttcactgagaCGATGATTTAAGGTTATTTCTCTTTTCTGACGTTGTATTTTAATATCGGGTCTTGGATTTGTTTTCCATGTCTCCTTTAATGCAAGTTCACCAACAATCAATTCTTTCTTCCATGTGATTTTCTTAATGTATAATTTATCCGATCCTTCTTCTTGAACACTGTATCTTGAACTTCTGTGTTGACTGTCTAAAATGAAgatgttaaaacaaatgaattaatCAAAAGTTTCCACTCTTAAAGAATACAAACTTCATGAGGGAgaaaaccacagaagaagaccaacaatcatttcctgtcGAGTGCGGAGTTGGCTGTTGCACATGAGCTCTCAGAGGTCTTCCATCTTGTCTGCAGGCAGCTCCTCAGGTTCAGCTCCTTTGGTTGAACAAGAAGTATTTGATCTTTCATCACGGTCGAGTGGAATTCTGAACATCaggagaaaactgaaataacTGACGATGAgaaatgtgtgattttaaaaGAGAACTTTTATTAGAACTTGAGTGTTTCtgtgaaaagacagagactgaACATGAAGATGAGGTTTGTGGAGTTTCAGCTCCAGTGACTCTTGTTCAGTGATTTCATGGAAACACAATCAGTTTGTTTCATCTCCAACTCACATGTGTAacagaaaagaacaaacaatcagctcattgatgaggatcaggatcaacacaggttctaaaacatcacacaacctgatttctacattgatttagaaaacaaaagcaacatcagttctttcaaacacattcatgtcagtgtaattatagatttctgtctttacacaGTGAGAACTGAATATTGTGATAAaagaaggtcagtgtttgattgacagctgatctctgtgtggagcagaaacgtcaccacgaagaactttgatcaacaaacatggagacaaaagaagttaaagatttacacacagaatctaaatcactgcttttaatgactcaagtctatttgagtttacacaACTCAACTGTGGATCCTTGATAAACCcgaactccagcatagagaggctgagtgaatgtggtctggactctgtggaggagagtcatggtgtcagagacgctgtagaaggacagaacacctgcactgtgatccaggtacactcctactctggaggacacaggacctgacaccggagtcctgatgctgttgtaataaaagtaataactgtttccatttaaatataatgaccaagatttatcattgagTCCTAATCCACATTCTAAGCCTCCTGCGCTGCTGATAatcttgtatgtgactgctacatcaacttctcctcccccccccaccttcacctccacctcccagtaacaacgtccagtcagactctctctactcaggacctgaggccaaccagtgaatctgtctgggtgatcagaATAAGACTGATCTTCACTCATacatgttacttttctgtttccctcagataataacagatatgtatttgctgtgtttggatccagtgtgatttcctgtgaatatcttaagaagtcagctctggtctctggctctggttgtggcagtaaaacatccacttgagacacaatctgtaaaatctctgtctctgtctcactcagaatgtcctgtagtcgacctctgacctgggacacagctgctgtcacgtcctcaaagttcctcagaggacggatcctgaagctggatgagtgtgtagatccactgagtggtgacagtgaggggtagttgtgtagaaactggttgtgatcctctgtgtctgagagcagcttcagttcctggtctttcctcttcagctcagtgatctcctgctccagtctctcctgaagctctctgactcgactcacttcagtttcctgctgggatctgatctgctgcttcacatcagagcttcttttctccagcagacggatcatctcagtgaagatctcctcactgtcctccactgctttatcagcagagccattgaggtcctcctcctcctgttgaagcagcttcatgtctttctctgtgtcctggactctctgctggattgtttgtctcctcagcccgagctctctctgcctctcagtcctttctgctgcagctgacactgtgtcgtggtctttatgttcctccacagagcagagataacagatacactgctgatcagtgcggcagaacatcttcatcacctcgtcgtgacgagagcagatgttctcctggagcttctccgagggctccaccagcttgtgcttcttaaaTGGAGCTGCCTGaaaatgaggctggaggtgtttttcacaataagaggccaaacaattcaaacaggacttgagagctttcagttttctcccagtgcagacatcacaggccacatcttcaggtccagcatagcagtgatcagcaggagcagcttggagtccagttttcttcagctcctccactaaatcagctaacatggtgtttctccccaggacaggcctcggtgtgaaggtctgtctacactgaggacagctgtagcttcctctctcctcccctttgtcccagtgggtgttaatacagctcttacagtagctgtgtccacagacagtagtcaccggatccttcagtggatccagacagatcgaacagcagaatctttctctgtccagttgaacttcttgctgcgccatttcagctgctgccagagactgaagaacagattcacttcctctgaacagaaccagatctctgctcctccccctcttgttcactccctgcagtgactcagctcccacagttcccagcttgttgttcactggttcttacaATGATAAGCCtctgaagggaggagacacagacatgtcctgactgggaggagctggttgtgtttgaggaagaagtTGTTGGTGTTTCAGGTTTTACTGCATTTCACAGCGGCCTGTTGTCACCTGGTGTtaagaggagattcagtgagaggcagagtgtgttattatatttagggcccgagcactgacaggcactgacagacagagaggcccTATTGGAATTATAagaattattattgttattcaggcaaatgaattggctttttgagggctttaacatgctccaATTCTTATCAACATCTGCATATTATCGaggaattttcattttattcgtatttctttattattttcttaatttcctcttttgtccatgtaatatttaaaaatatgaaaaaaatactaGGCCAAGGTGATTGATTCAGAGAGTCCAAAActaaaaaattatataatatagatGAAACTGAACCCATAATGACAACCTGATTGTTGGCCTTTGAGATTTTGAAATATAAGTTTTGATTTTATCAATTGAAAGAATTATAAAACTAGTTAACTGTGAAGTTTCTCTTTAAATGGTAGCTTTAATAAGGCTTTTTTAACATGAATAAACTGGGGGGAAAACATCTTTAGCATTGATTCTAATAAATCTTTAATTATATTTGAAACTtgatattttgcagttttacCATTA
This genomic window from Pleuronectes platessa chromosome 15, fPlePla1.1, whole genome shotgun sequence contains:
- the LOC128457491 gene encoding tripartite motif-containing protein 16-like, which translates into the protein MAQQEVQLDRERFCCSICLDPLKDPVTTVCGHSYCKSCINTHWDKGEERGSYSCPQCRQTFTPRPVLGRNTMLADLVEELKKTGLQAAPADHCYAGPEDVACDVCTGRKLKALKSCLNCLASYCEKHLQPHFQAAPFKKHKLVEPSEKLQENICSRHDEVMKMFCRTDQQCICYLCSVEEHKDHDTVSAAAERTERQRELGLRRQTIQQRVQDTEKDMKLLQQEEEDLNGSADKAVEDSEEIFTEMIRLLEKRSSDVKQQIRSQQETEVSRVRELQERLEQEITELKRKDQELKLLSDTEDHNQFLHNYPSLSPLSGSTHSSSFRIRPLRNFEDVTAAVSQVRGRLQDILSETETEILQIVSQVDVLLPQPEPETRADFLRYSQEITLDPNTANTYLLLSEGNRKVTCMSEDQSYSDHPDRFTGWPQVLSRESLTGRCYWEVEVKVGGGGEVDVAVTYKIISSAGGLECGLGLNDKSWSLYLNGNSYYFYYNSIRTPVSGPVSSRVGVYLDHSAGVLSFYSVSDTMTLLHRVQTTFTQPLYAGVRVYQGSTVELCKLK